Proteins from a single region of Companilactobacillus farciminis KCTC 3681 = DSM 20184:
- a CDS encoding VOC family protein: MNNNNVNWFEIGTDHPQETMDFYSKMFGWKFQEYTDMENEYYNIIEPGNEYPTGGILGTAGKIAEYSTFYTLVSDVDKVIKAAKDNGATVIWGPVTDKTGLTFARLNDSTGHQFGVFSAGQ, translated from the coding sequence ATGAACAACAATAACGTAAATTGGTTTGAAATTGGAACAGATCATCCTCAAGAAACAATGGATTTTTATAGCAAAATGTTTGGTTGGAAGTTCCAGGAATATACAGATATGGAAAATGAATATTATAATATCATTGAACCAGGCAATGAATATCCAACTGGTGGTATTTTGGGTACAGCTGGTAAAATTGCTGAATATTCAACATTCTATACGTTAGTAAGTGATGTTGATAAGGTAATTAAGGCAGCCAAGGATAATGGGGCAACCGTTATTTGGGGTCCTGTTACTGATAAGACAGGTTTAACTTTTGCCAGATTAAATGACAGTACTGGTCATCAATTTGGCGTATTTTCAGCAGGTCAATAG